From one Papio anubis isolate 15944 chromosome 12, Panubis1.0, whole genome shotgun sequence genomic stretch:
- the LOC108582127 gene encoding LOW QUALITY PROTEIN: olfactory receptor 51V1-like (The sequence of the model RefSeq protein was modified relative to this genomic sequence to represent the inferred CDS: substituted 1 base at 1 genomic stop codon) has product MHAFSAHNTNSSTFLLTGFPGLEGEYPWLSIPFSCIYMIVLPGNCLVLRVIHTELSLREPMFYFLAMLGLTDLCMGLCTVHTVLGILWGLSQEISLDACIAQTFFIHGLSIMESGVLLAMAFDSFTAICNPLRYTSILTNVRIIKIGLGILFRRFVFIMAPIIRLKLFHYCHSHVLSHSFCLHQDLLRLACSDIRFNSFYALALVICTLLFDSVLIIISYMLILQSVLAIASREEXLKPLQTCVSHVCAVLVFYIPIIGLTMVHRFGKHLSPVVQVLMGNIYIIFPPLMNPIIYSVKTQQIRVRIQRWFFLKRK; this is encoded by the coding sequence ATGCATGCTTTTTCCGCTCACAATACCAACTCCTCAACCTTTCTCCTAACAGGCTTCCCCGGCCTAGAAGGAGAATATCCCTGGCTCTCTATTCCCTTCTCCTGTATTTACATGATAGTACTTCCAGGGAACTGCCTGGTGCTGCGTGTGATTCATACAGAGCTGAGCCTGCGTGAACCCATGTTCTACTTCCTGGCCATGCTGGGTCTCACTGACCTGTGCATGGGGCTGTGTACAGTACACACAGTATTGGGAATTTTATGGGGTCTCAGCCAGGAGATTAGTCTGGATGCCTGTATTGCTCAAACCTTCTTCATTCATGGTCTATCAATTATGGAGTCTGGAGTCCTCCTCGCCATGGCCTTTGATAGTTTTACAGCTATCTGTAACCCTCTAAGGTATACATCTATACTCACCAATGTCAGGATCATCAAAATTGGGCTGGGAATTTTATTTAGGAGGTTTGTGTTCATCATGGCACCCATAATCCGCCTAAAGCTTTTTCATTACTGCCATTCCCATGtcctctctcactctttctgcCTTCACCAAGATCTGCTGAGACTAGCCTGCTCTGACATCCGCTTCAACAGCTTCTATGCCTTGGCTCTGGTGATTTGTACACTTTTGTTTGATTCTGTGTTAATTATCATATCGTACATGCTGATCCTGCAATCTGTCTTGGCTATTGCATCCCGAGAAGAGTGACTGAAGCCCTTGCAGACCTGTGTTTCTCATGTCTGTGCTGTCCTGGTCTTCTACATCCCAATCATTGGACTCACCATGGTGCATCGCTTTGGGAAGCACCTCTCTCCTGTGGTCCAGGTCCTCATGGGCAACATCTACATCATCTTCCCACCTCTCATGAACCCCATCATCTATAGTGTGAAGACACAACAGATCCGTGTCAGAATTCAGAGGTGGTTCTTCttgaagagaaagtaa